A window of Steroidobacteraceae bacterium genomic DNA:
GGCTGCGGATCCGATCCAGACTCACCTTCGGAAAACCAAAACGCGCGCCATCCACACGACCCACCTGCAGGTCGACGAGGAATCGCGCGACCGATGATGTCATGGCGAGGTCCCAACCCGCCATGGACTGCAAGTCCTTGTTGCCAGCACCCAGTGACCTCATGGTTTCGGCGAGCCAGCTCGCCTGGTAATGGCGCGGATCCAGTCCGTGTTCGAAGGATCGCTGAAGCACGAGGACAGACTCACGCGCAGCGGCCGTCGGCCGCCTGTCGCCAAGCCACAGCGGTCGATAATCGCGCGCCGCGTATTCTGTTCGTATGGCTTGCAGGATCGCCGATGCACGCGCTGACGATGGTTCCGGCTGCGATGCAAGCCGCCCTGCCAGGACTTCCTCCAGCGTCGACTCGCCGACCGCGACCAGCGGGAAAACCAGGCACAAGGCCGCGGCCGCGAGCACGGCCGTGCGTCGAGCGCGGCGGCGTGCGTCAGAGTGGAGCAGCGGCCCGCACCAGGTGACGCGAGGTCGCTGGCACGGAAGTCTTGAATTGCCGCGGCTTGACGACAAGGATATCGGCATCGATCTGGTCCAGCACGCGTTCGGCGGTGTGGCCGAGGAAAGCGCGCTTCAACGCGGAGCGCGACACCGCCCCCATGATCACCAGGCCCACTCGCAACCGATTGACGATCTCGCTGAGTACCTGGTCGGCCGCGCCGGATTCGATTTGTATATGCGCCGCAGGGAGTCCGGCAGCATCGGCAAGTTCACGAAGCTTCGTCTTGACCCGTTGTCGGTTCAATTCGCTCGACTTGTCGTCGGCGGGGACGCGCACGGGCTGGCCATCGAAGCCGACGACATAGTCCGTTGCCGGGCGCCGCACGTGTACGACCGTGGTCGAAGCATCGAGTATCTTTTCGAAGAACGCTGCCTGCGCAAGAATATCGCTATCGAGCTGCGCGGGCTTGTCGTGGCTGTGCTCTGGATCGACGGCAGCGACGATCGAGGACTCCCGCAGATTGCGGGCCGATTTCATCAGGAGCGTTGGGACCGGCGATAATTCTATCAGCCTGAAATCCGTATGCCGCACGAGCAAGCGACCCAGGGCGCCTCGCTGCTGCGCATCGATGGCCAGAAGGTCCGGCTTGCTGCGCAACACCTGGCGAATGATGCCTTCATAGGCTGGACGGTCCCACCGCACGCTCGTATGGACGACCGTACCGCGCGATCGATAGGGTGACGCGAGTGCTTCGAGCGCAGCCCTGGCAGTTCGTACCTGGTCGCGAATGGTCGCCGCCGCCGCGCGCTGGGGCAGGTTGGCGTCGGCAATCACAGGACTGAAAGCGACATGAAACAAATCGAGTTCAGCGCCCGCTGCCGCTGCCAGGTCGGCGACCTTGGCGAGAGGTTCGTTATCGGTATCGAACGGATCGCGGATCGCGAACAGGATTTTCTTCCACATGGCATCGCTCCGGCTGCCCTGCGGCTACCCTAAGTCGAGGCCCGTATACGCGCCATTCGTTGTTTCGCAATCGTATTAGGGATATTTACCTACAAGCGCTTGCGAATCTGCGTCACATCGGCGCGGACCCAGTCACGTGGCAGCTCCTCTGCCAAAAGCGTCCTCGTCGCGGCGCTGAGGGCAGCGCGCAACGTGCCGAGAAAGCGCGGCGATGCAACCAGCACGATACGATCATAGTCACCCGACTGTCGTTCGCGGTCGAGCCGCCTGGCGATGCGTTTGGCGAATCGCTCGGCGATCACCCGATGCGGCTCACGGTCAGGGCCCGGCGTATGGCCGCGTACGCTGTGTCGCCCCGTCGATGTCGCGCTGCGCGCGTAAATGCGTCCAGCGCGGTCGCTGTTGATCTCGGTCGGTCGCAATCGAGCCGCAGGCGAGACCAAGATGGCCTTTTCCTCGAGCGGCGCGCCTTTGCGACGACTCTCGCGATGAAAAAAGCGCGCGGCGCTTCGGTCGCAGACCAGTACCAGTGTTGCCATGCGCATTCCTTGGCAGCATCCGAAGCAGCAACTTAGTCCCGTAAAGGCAGTTCGCCGATACGTAATTGTCACAAGGTGTTGCCTGGTTAGTGCGATGCCACTTGATGCGATGTGAGAGGAACTTGCCGGCGCAACAGGTGTCTAGTATGAACTCGTCAAGCTAGGGAGCGGTCCGATGCCACAACGAACCCCCACGACCTCGCCTGCACCCCGACGATCGACCCGGAGCGCCTCGCCGGGACGTTCCCCAAAGCGCGCCAATCGCGTCATCGAGCGCAGCACGGCATTCGTCGATCCTGATACTCGCCACGACATGATTGCAAAGGCCGCCTATTACCGCGCAGCCGGACGCGGCTTCGCGCCGGGCAACGACCTCGAGGATTGGCTGATCGCCGAGCAGGAAATCGATGCTCGTCTGCTGACCTAGAGCCGGCGCACTGCAGGAGCGCTGCACCCCTCGCGGTGCCTTGCGCTTGCGCCTGCCTCAGGGCGGGTAAACTGCACCCAGCCAGAACAGCCCGTAGACTGCAGCAGTCATTGCGAATTGAATGAATGCCCAGTTCTCGAACCGGATGTTGCACAACCGGTGGCGTATACCGTTCGCATTCAGCCTGCGACCAATGGCATAGGTCAAGACCAGCGCGGCCGTTGCGGCCAGCAAATAGGGCCATAGCCGCCCGCCCGCCGGCACTGTCAGCTGCAAGAGCCAATAGGTCAGCAGATAGGGCAGCACCATCAGTGCTGGCGCCAGGAACCCAAGGCCGGTGAATGAAATCGCGACCATGGCTCATGCTGCGCCGAGCCCGCTTTGCCAGCCACGGACTGCATCACAGATTCATCAGGTCCTTCTTTGACATGCATATACATGTCAAAATATGAGCATGAAAGTGGGACGAACGACGCCACGTCTGCATCTCGCCGGAACCAGCGCCTGCATGGCGTTCGCACTGCGCAGGACCGCGCGGGCCATTTCACGCCACTATGATGATCAGCTGCGCGCCTGTGGCCTGCGCGTCTCGCAGCTGACCATTCTCATCGCGCTTGCCAAGTCCGGTCCGGTGTCAATGACCGAGCTTGCCGCAACGATTCACGTCGATGCAACCACGCTGTCACGAAACCTTCGGCCCATGGCCCGCAGCGGCTGGCTTGAGATCTGCGCGCGCGGCGCAGGGCGGCATCGATCCGTGGCTTTGAAGCCCGTTGGCCGACGCGTGCTGGCGCGTGCGCTGCCCCGTTGGCGTCGCACCCAGCGGCGTATGTTGGCGGCCTATGGCGCCGTCGACTGGAATCGATTGCGAGCCGACCTCGACAGGTTGCTCTACGCGCCGGAACGAAGGCATAGCGGCACGCGTAACCGGCCGTGACAGCCGACACGCGCCGATCGTTGCGCCTCGATTGCCCCTATCTCGGACCACTTATTGCTCGTACGGATCTTCATGGCGGTGGCATTCTGTTCGCAACGGTTTACCGCGAATTGATTACCTTCCACGGCGACTCGACTGTGAATCGACGAAACGAAATCGTGCTTTCGGTCGCGCAATTTCATCGCGAAGCTCAGCTAATAGAGAATGTACACAGCGAGGGACGCTACCATTGGAACGATCGTGAGCATCTCGTCTGTGAATTCACCGACCAGCGCTTCAACGGCGTACTTTGCGGAGCGAACCGCGAAATGCTGGTTTTCGATATCTTCCGACCGTCCACTCGAATCAGCAGCAGCTGCGTCTATACGCTTGCGACCGCGACCTCGACCGGGTGCTGATCAAAAAACGCCCGCAACCAACCCGACCGCCATTGTCGCCCCGAGTTCCTCGACGCGCGCCAAGGCCGGCGCGTCAGGCGCGCCCACCACGATGACCGGCGGCGCAATGAACTTCCATCGGTATCCGATGCTGATCCGCTCGACCGCCGCGGCAGCGCCGCTGCCATCGTTTCCGGCGCTGATGAATAGCCCGACCGGCAAGCCCTCGGTGCGGCCTTCGACGGGATAGAAAGTACGATCGAAAAAATCCTTCAGCGCGCCTGACATATACCCGAAATGCTCCGGCGTGCCCATCAACAGGCCTTCGCACCAGAGCAGATCCCCGCTGGTGGCGACAAGGGCCGCTTTGGCGCGAAGGCAGATGTCGCTGCCTGCCGCCGCAACACCACGCAAAACCGCGTCGCGCAATTGTTCGGTGCGGCCACCTTCATGACCACCCCAGATGAGCAGCAGGCGCTTGGCATCCATGGTCCAAGCATAGGTGCTCCGGCCCGGGGCTGCGAGCGGCATGCGCCAAACGCCAGGTGGTGGATCCAAGCGGTAGTTGCGATCCCGGTTGAAAATGTCGCCATAATTTGTGCCCGGCAGGACAGTGCCGTTCAGATACATGGCGGAGACCGTCGATGGCGAGCACGATGATGGCGAGAAATCCCCTGACCGGCGTGGAAGATTACCGATTCGAGGTAGCGGACGAGGCGGCGGTTGCGAACGCCTGCGCTAGGGTCCGCGCAGCATCGGCTCGCTGGCGCGAGCTTGGCGTATCCGGCCGCGCTCAGGCCCTGGGGGAACTCGCGAAGGCGTTTGCAGCCAATGCGGAGCAATTGCGGGAAAGCCTGCAGGTCGATACGGGTCGCCACCGGATCGCGGCCATCGAAACGGCCGCGGTTGGCGAGATGATCCAACGCGCAATCGATGCTGCCGCGATCGTATTGCGAAACGATGCGCAGCGCCCGGCCGCAATTCCGGGAATCAGCGGTCGCCAGCAGTTGGTGCCCTACCCCGTCGTTGGCGTCATCGCGCCCTGGAACTTCCCGGTCATCCTGTCGATGATCGACCTGCTGCCGGCGCTTGCGGCGGGCTGCGGTGTCGTGTTGAAGCCGAGCGAAGTCACGCCCCGCTACGTCGAGCCCCTGCGCAGGATTTTCGATGCCGTGCCGGCGGTGCGCGACGTGGTCGCCATCGTGCGCGGACCCGGTAGCACCGGCGCAGCCTTGATCGATCATGTTGACGCCGTTGTCTGTACGGGGAGCGTCCGTACAGGTCGCCTGGTGGCCGAGCACGCCGCGCGGCGCTTCATTCCGGCCTTTCTTGAACTCGGCGGCAAGGATCCGGCGATCGTCACAGCGGACGCCGACCTGGACACGGCCGCCACGGCCATCGTGCGCGCATCGCTGCTCGCGAGCGGCCAGGCCTGTCAATCACTCGAGCGCGTCTATGCGGACCGGCGAATCCACGACGCACTGCTTGCGCGCATCGTGGCACAGACACGCACCGTCAAGCTTACCTGCGATGACCCAAAAGGCCAGATCGGGCCGTTCATCATGGCACGGCAGGCCGACATCGTCCGCGAACACATAGACGATGCGCTTGCGCGGGGCGCCAAACTCGAGGTGGGTGGCAAGATCATCGACAAGGGCGGACGCTGGTGCGAAGCAACCGTTTTGTCAGCGGTCAATCACTCGATGAAAGTCATGAAAGAGGAGACATTCGGGCCCGTCATTCCAGTGATGCCATTCGACGGTCTCGACGAAGCCATAGCGCTCGCGAACGATACCGAGTATGGACTATCGGCGAATGTCTTCGCGGGCGATGAAGCCACTGCCGAGCGCATCGCGTCAGCACTCGACGCTGGATTCATCAGTATTGGCGACGCATCCCTCTCAAGCATGGTAATGGACTTCGAGTGGGAAGGAACAAGGCTGTCGGGCCTCGGCCGCGCGCGACTCGGCAAAGCAGGCGTCGCGCGCTATCTTCAGGTCAAGGCAATCGTTCGTCAAAACGCTGCGCCGGCCGGCATTGCGGTCGGCGCAGACCGTTAGCACCGCCCGGGGAAGCTGTCGCGCCCGGACCGGTCGACTCGGCAACCTAGCCGCTGCGCCTTGCGCTCGCGGCCGCAATAGCCGCATCCACCTGGGACTTAGCCATGTGGACGGCATGCTTCGCACACATCGGGTCGCTGCTCTCAAGTGGATAGAGCTGATCCAGATCGCGACACAACAAATGCGCCGTACTATCAACTCGCTGACGCAGCGTCTCGGCTCCAGACGCACTGGCCAGATTCAAATCCGCGTAGCTGACCGTGTGGCTGAGATCCACCTGCACGATAGGTGCGCCAATGTCCGAGCGACCGATGACTTTGCGCGTCTCGCGGCTGCCCTGAATCACGATGGTCGTCGACGACGCGCCGGCAGCGTCTGCAGCAATTGGTGCGGCGGCGACGAAACCCGCAGCGATCAACATTGCCGCGTTGATGGCGGTGCCACCGCGGCTTGATGAGAATGACATCATGGCTTACTCCTTGCGATGATCGAACATCGGCCAGACGAGCAGTTGTAGTCCGTCGTGGCGTCGTCGGCCGAATGCCGACGATGCGACAAGTATTGGCGATCATTGACTACAACAGCCTGAGCCCATGATTACGATTTCGTAAACAACACAGGACCCTGTGTCACGTTGGGATATTCGTCAGCGGCTGCCTGCGGCAATGAAACCCGCGAGATCATGCCGGAATTTCTGCATTGACGCCGGATGCACGTACATCATATGGCCTGCCTCGTAATACTCGATGCGGACGTTCGCACGGACCGGATCCGGCACCCGCATGTGATCCAGTATGTACTCGACGGTGCGATACGGCACCGCCAGGTCGAAATACCCCTGCTGGATCAGCACTTTCATGTTGGGATTCATGGTCATGACCTGTTCGAGGTCGACCGCCGTGTTCGCCACGGGCGACTTGTAACCGCCGAGATCCGGTTGGGCGTGGCGACCGTCCCAGTTCTCGTATAGCCGTCCGGACAGGACGTATTCACGATCGGTTTCGACCTTGAGCTCGTTGCGGTAATAGTCATTGAAGGTGGCAACGATCGCCGGTGCGACGGCGCTCGTGTACGGATCGTATAGCATCGTCTCCGCCAGCGGATTGATGTTGCCCGAACGATAGCGCGAGTCCACGCGGCCTATCACGATGCCCTTGTCGCGCTCGAGCTCCTGCAGGAAGTGTCCCTCGTCCATACGCAAATCAGCCGCATCCCAGTAGCGCGCCGATACACCCGTGTAACGCTCGAGCCCGGCGAGTACGGTCTTGCGATCCGCAGCGCTGGCGCGACGCCCTTTGAAAAGGACAGGCGCATAGGTTTCCTCGGCAAACTGTTCCGCTTCGCGCAAGAAGCCCAGCAGATCGTCCGGGCGATTCGCCAGGGCATGGTGATACCACGCCGTCGCCGCGAAAGTCGGCAGGAAATTCACATAGGGATCGTCCATGCGCAACCCGGCATTACCCGAGGCGAAATCCATATAGGGCGACACGAGTATGACGCCATTGAGGGCGACATTGTGCTTGGTGAATAGCGCATAGCTGACGCCGCCGGTACGCATGCCGCCATAGCTCTCGCCCAGGACAAACTTGGGCGAAGCCCAGCGGCCATAGGTCGACAGGTATTGCACGATGAAGTTCGACACGGATTCTATATCCTGGTCGACGCCCCAGAAGTCCTTGCCCTCGGCTTTGCCAACCGGGCGCGAAATACCAGTGCCGACCGGATCGATCATCACGAGATCGGCCACATCGAGCACACCGTACTCGTTGTCGACCAGGCGAAAAGGACCGTGCGAATTGACCGCAAGATCTTCGATGACCGTGCGACGCGGGCCGAGGATGCCCATGTGCAGCCACGCCGACGCGGACCCGGGACCCCCGTTGTAGGCGAAAACAA
This region includes:
- a CDS encoding MarR family winged helix-turn-helix transcriptional regulator, with product MKVGRTTPRLHLAGTSACMAFALRRTARAISRHYDDQLRACGLRVSQLTILIALAKSGPVSMTELAATIHVDATTLSRNLRPMARSGWLEICARGAGRHRSVALKPVGRRVLARALPRWRRTQRRMLAAYGAVDWNRLRADLDRLLYAPERRHSGTRNRP
- a CDS encoding host attachment protein, with translation MATLVLVCDRSAARFFHRESRRKGAPLEEKAILVSPAARLRPTEINSDRAGRIYARSATSTGRHSVRGHTPGPDREPHRVIAERFAKRIARRLDRERQSGDYDRIVLVASPRFLGTLRAALSAATRTLLAEELPRDWVRADVTQIRKRL
- a CDS encoding universal stress protein codes for the protein MWKKILFAIRDPFDTDNEPLAKVADLAAAAGAELDLFHVAFSPVIADANLPQRAAAATIRDQVRTARAALEALASPYRSRGTVVHTSVRWDRPAYEGIIRQVLRSKPDLLAIDAQQRGALGRLLVRHTDFRLIELSPVPTLLMKSARNLRESSIVAAVDPEHSHDKPAQLDSDILAQAAFFEKILDASTTVVHVRRPATDYVVGFDGQPVRVPADDKSSELNRQRVKTKLRELADAAGLPAAHIQIESGAADQVLSEIVNRLRVGLVIMGAVSRSALKRAFLGHTAERVLDQIDADILVVKPRQFKTSVPATSRHLVRAAAPL
- a CDS encoding UrcA family protein; the protein is MMSFSSSRGGTAINAAMLIAAGFVAAAPIAADAAGASSTTIVIQGSRETRKVIGRSDIGAPIVQVDLSHTVSYADLNLASASGAETLRQRVDSTAHLLCRDLDQLYPLESSDPMCAKHAVHMAKSQVDAAIAAASARRSG
- a CDS encoding NAD(P)H-dependent oxidoreductase, with the protein product MDAKRLLLIWGGHEGGRTEQLRDAVLRGVAAAGSDICLRAKAALVATSGDLLWCEGLLMGTPEHFGYMSGALKDFFDRTFYPVEGRTEGLPVGLFISAGNDGSGAAAAVERISIGYRWKFIAPPVIVVGAPDAPALARVEELGATMAVGLVAGVF
- a CDS encoding aldehyde dehydrogenase family protein — its product is MASTMMARNPLTGVEDYRFEVADEAAVANACARVRAASARWRELGVSGRAQALGELAKAFAANAEQLRESLQVDTGRHRIAAIETAAVGEMIQRAIDAAAIVLRNDAQRPAAIPGISGRQQLVPYPVVGVIAPWNFPVILSMIDLLPALAAGCGVVLKPSEVTPRYVEPLRRIFDAVPAVRDVVAIVRGPGSTGAALIDHVDAVVCTGSVRTGRLVAEHAARRFIPAFLELGGKDPAIVTADADLDTAATAIVRASLLASGQACQSLERVYADRRIHDALLARIVAQTRTVKLTCDDPKGQIGPFIMARQADIVREHIDDALARGAKLEVGGKIIDKGGRWCEATVLSAVNHSMKVMKEETFGPVIPVMPFDGLDEAIALANDTEYGLSANVFAGDEATAERIASALDAGFISIGDASLSSMVMDFEWEGTRLSGLGRARLGKAGVARYLQVKAIVRQNAAPAGIAVGADR
- a CDS encoding DUF2934 domain-containing protein, translated to MPQRTPTTSPAPRRSTRSASPGRSPKRANRVIERSTAFVDPDTRHDMIAKAAYYRAAGRGFAPGNDLEDWLIAEQEIDARLLT